One Mycolicibacterium sp. ND9-15 genomic window, TGGCCACCACGCTGGCGGCCGCCCCGCTCGGCGACCCGCGCACCGCGGTGGTGCTCGGCCGCCCGGGTGGACCGCTTTTCCGCCCGTCGGAGGTCGCCAGGCTCGGTTATCTGGCGGGCATCGTCGCGACGATTCTGCGCTGACCCGCGCAGCCGGGCGTCAGCCGCCCGCGGGAACGGGCCAGCGGTCGTTGACGTCGGCGTTGGTGTCCTTGCGCGCGCAGTGCGCACAGCAGAAGATCGCTTCTTCGGTCTCCACGCCATGGCCGAGGATTCGGCACCCGCAATGGGCACACTCCGGGGCCAGTTGCACGGCCGCGCACTCGACGCTGTCGAACGTCGCGCTGCGCCCGTCGGGCCATGTCACGTTGAACGCCTTGTCGTAGTCGTTGCCGCAGGTATCACAGATCGCCATCACAACTCCTTGTCGCCTCGCCCGGTCGAGTGCCCGATGGACGGGACAGACAAACGCGACCTCAGATGCCGTCGGGTCCGTACTCCAACAGCCGGGCGAAACCGTCCTCGTCGAGGATCGGCAGGTTCAACTCGACAGCCTTGTCGTATTTCGAGCCGGGCGAATCCCCCGCCACCACATAGGCCGTTTTCTTCGACACCGAGCCCGCCGCCTTACCGCCGCGCGTGACGATCGCCTCCTTCGCCTCGTCCCGGGAGAACCCGGTCAGCGACCCGGTGACGACGATCGACAGCCCCTCGAGGGTGCGCGCGATGCTCGCGTCGCGTTCGTCGACCATCCGCACGCCGGCAGCGCGCCACTTGTCCACGATCGCGCGGTGCCAGTCGACGGTGAACCACTCGGTCACGGCGGCTGCGATGGTCGGTCCGACGCCCTCGACGGCCGCCAATTCGTCTTCGGAGGCCGCCATGATCGCGTCCAGGCTGCCGTACTCGGTGGCCAGTGCGCGGGCCGCGGTCGGCCCGACGTGACGGATCGACAATGCGACAAGCACCCGCCACAACGGTCGCGACTTGGCCCTGTCCAGATTGGCAAGCAACCGTTTGCCGTTCGCCGACAGCTCACCGTTCTTGGTGGTGAACAGATCGGTGCACAGCAGGTCCGCTTCGGTCAGCGTGAACAGGTCGCCTTCGTCGGTGATGACGCCGGCTTGCAGCAGCGCGGTCCCCGCCTCGTAGCCCAGGCCCTCGATGTCGAACGCGCCGCGGCCCGCGACGTGAAACACGCGCTCGCGCAACTGCGCCGGACAGGACCGGGTGTTTGGACAGCGAATATCGGCGTCGCCCTCCTTGGCGGGCGCCAGCTTGGTTCCGCACGCCGGACAGTGCGTCGGCATCACGAACTCGCGTTCGGAACCGTCGCGCAGATCGACGACCGGACCGAGTACCTCGGGGATCACGTCACCGGCCTTGCGGATCACCACCGTATCGCCGATGAGCACGCCCTTGCGCTTGACCTCCGAAGCGTTGTGCAGCGTGGCCTGACCGACCGTCGAGCCGGCCACCTTGACCGGCACCATGGACGCGTACGGCGTCACCCGGCCGGTGCGGCCGACGTTGACCAGGATGTCGAGCAGCTTGGTCTGCGCCTCCTCGGGCGGATACTTGTATGCGGTCGCCCACCGTGGCGCCCGCGACGTCGATCCCAGACGGCGCTGCAGCGCCACGTCATCGACTTTGACCACCACACCGTCGATTTCGTGGTCGACCTCGTGGCGATGTTCACCCCAGTAAGCGATTCGCTCGGTGACCGCGGCCATCCCCTTCACCCGGGTGGTGTGCTCGGAGACCGGCAGCCCCCAGGCCGCGAGGGCCAGGTAGGCGCCGTGCAGTGTCTTCGGCCGGAAGCCTTCGATGTGGCCCACGCCGTGGCAGATCATCCGCAGCTTGCGACGCGCGGTGACGGCCGGGTTCTTCTGGCGCAGCGAGCCGGCGGCGCTGTTGCGCGGGTTGGCGAACGGCGGCTTACCCTCTGCGACCAACCCGGCGTTGAGCTCCTCGAAGTCGGCCACCCGGAAGAACACCTCACCGCGCACCTCGAGAACCTTCGGTAGCGGGAATTGCTCGCTTCCCTTGAGCTTTTCGGGTATGTCGCCGATGGTACGGGCGTTCAACGTGACGTCCTCACCGGTGCGGCCGTCGCCTCTGGTGGCGGCGCGCTCCAACCGGCCGTCGCGATACACCAGCGACAGGGCCACCCCGTCGATCTTGAGCTCGCACAGAAAGTAGGCGTCGTCCCCGATCTCGCCTTTGATCCGCGCGGCCCATGCGGCGAGCTCGTCGGGTGTGAACACGTTGTCCAGGCTCAACATCTGCTCGAGATGATCGGCGGCGGTGAAGTCCGTGGCGAAGCCGGCGCCGCCGACAAGCTGCGTCGGTGAGTCGGGCGTGCGCAGCTCGGGGTGCTCGTCCTCGAGCGCCTCCAGTTCGCGAAGCATCTCGTCGAACTCGGCGTCGCTGATGATCGGCGAGTCACGCACGTAGTAGCGGAATTGGTGCTCGCGGACCTCGTCGGCGAGCGTCTGCCAGCGACGACGCAAATCTCCGTCGGAGCCGTCGTCGGCCTGCGCGGCCAGCTCGTCTTCTGCACCCTCGGAGGTCACCTTCGCAGGCTAACGGAGCAGCCTGACAGGACCGCACCGTTACCCTGGCCCCATGCCGCACCCGCTCATGTTCCGCGACGACGACCCGGTGCTGGGGCGGGTGCGCACGGTGGCACTTTCGTTTCCCGAGGCCTACGAGAAGGTCTCCCACGGCAGGCCCGCGTTCTTCGTCGCGAACATGTTCGTCATGTACGGCGGCAGCGTCAAACCAGAAACCAGAGGCGAGTATCTGCAGTACCCGCAGTCGATCATCGTCAAAGTCGACGAAAGCGACCGGCGGGCGCTGCGGCAGGACGCCCGGTTCTTCGTCCCCGCCTACCTCGGACCGTCGGGGTGGTTGGGTCTGGATCTGACGGGCGAGTACGACTGGGGTGAAGTGCGCGAGCTGATCGATGCCTCGTTCCGACTGACCGCGCCCAACAAACTCGTCAAACAGCTCGACGAAGTCTGACCCAGTAGTCGACAGGCCATGATTCGATCGGAGACGACATGAGTTTTGCCAGCCCGTTCCCCGAAGTCGACATACCGTCCAAAAGCGTCTACGACTACCTGTTCGGCGACATCGCCGAAACCGACCTCGATCGTGTCGCGCTCGTCGACGCGAAGTCCGGTCGCGAGACCAGCTTCCGCGAACTGATATCGCGGGTAGACGCGTTCGCGGGCGCGCTCGCCGGGCGCGGGATCGGCGTGGGAGACGTCGTCGGGCTGCTCTCGCCGAACAGTTCGGGCTTCGCCGTCGCCTTTCACGGCATTCTGCGCGCAGGCGCGACGGCCACCACAATCAACACACTGTTCACCGCCAAGGACATCGCCAACCAACTGACCGACTCCAACGCCAAGATGTTGGTCACGGTGTCGCCGCTGTTGGCGCACGCCGAGGAAGCGGCAGCGGCCGCCGGGCTGCCCGATGACGGCCTGGTGGTACTCGACGGGCCCGGCCAAGCCGGCGACGGCCATCCCAACGCCGCAGACCTGATGGGGCGCGGCCACCTGCCGCCGCAGGTCAGCTTCGCGCCATCGTCACACCTGGCGGCGCTGCCGTACAGCTCGGGAACGACCGGATACCCGAAGGGTGTCATGCTCACCCACCGCAACCTGGTGGCCAATGTGGCCCAGATCCGGCCGCTGCACGGAATGGTCGCCGACGACACGGTGCTTGCGGTTCTCCCGTTCTTCCACATTTACGGGCTGACGGTTCTGCTCAACGCCGCAGTGCACGCCCGGGCCCGGCTCGTCATCATGCCGAGCTTCGACCTCGGCGACTTCTTGGCCAACATCCAGAACCACCGGTGCACGATCGCTTTCATCGCACCGCCGGTCGCCGTGGCGCTGGCCAAGCATCCGTCGGTCGACGAATACGATCTGTCGTCGTTGAACGTCGTGATGTCGGGTGCGGCCCCGCTGGACGCCGAGCTCGGCCACGCCGTCGCGAAAAGACTCGATTGCAGCGTCGTTCAGGGCTACGGCATGAGCGAACTCAGCCCCGTCAGCCACATCACGCCGTTCGACGGCGGCCGGCACGAGATGAAGATGGTCGCGCCGCTGAGCTCGGTCGGATGGACGGTGTCCAACGCTGCATCGAAGATCGTCGACCCCGAGACCCGTGACGAAATCGACCCGCCGGCAGAGGGTCTCAGCGCGACCGGCGAATTGTGGTTCAAGGGACCCAACGTGATGGCCGGCTATCTCGGCAACGAGAAAGCCACCAAGGAGACGATCGACGACGGAGGCTGGCTGCACACCGGCGACCTCGCGCAGGTCGACGCGGACGGCTGCGTGTACATCGTCGACCGACTCAAGGAGCTGATCAAGTACAAGGGCTATCAGGTACCGCCCGCCGAACTGGAGGCCCTGCTGCTGAGTCATCCCGCCGTCGCGGACGCCGCCGTGATCGGGGTCCACGACGCCGAAGGTGAAGAGATCCCGAAAGCGTTCGTGGTCAAGCAGTCCGGTGCTGAGTTGACCGAGGAGGAGATCATCGAGTTCGTCGCCGGTCAGGTGGCGCCCTACAAGAAGGTTCGCCAGGTCGAGTTCATCGATGCGGTGCCGAAGTCGGCCTCGGGCAAAATCCTGCGCAAGGATCTGCGTGGCTGATCAGGACCGGTGTATCCGTTCGGCGGCTTGAGCCCCGCGCGCCTGCCGGTAGCCCAGCGCGGCACCTGCCACAGGGATGAGCAATAGCCCGGCAATGCCCCACAGTGGGTCGGTCGACCCGACTCCGGGCGCGACGACGAACTGTCGTATCACCGCGGGCGGCTTGTCCACCGGGTGGAGCGGGACCGGCGCCGACCGTGGCGGCGGCGGTGGGAGCCTCGGCGGCGGCACCGGCGCGGGTGCCGGCGCGGCGGATGCCGGCGCGGGAGGCTGCCGATGCTGTTCGGGTCCACCGGTTTTCGTCGCCGGTCTGCGGCCGTTGCCGACCGTCACCTGCGGGGGCTCGAATGCATGCAC contains:
- a CDS encoding 4-coumarate--CoA ligase family protein yields the protein MSFASPFPEVDIPSKSVYDYLFGDIAETDLDRVALVDAKSGRETSFRELISRVDAFAGALAGRGIGVGDVVGLLSPNSSGFAVAFHGILRAGATATTINTLFTAKDIANQLTDSNAKMLVTVSPLLAHAEEAAAAAGLPDDGLVVLDGPGQAGDGHPNAADLMGRGHLPPQVSFAPSSHLAALPYSSGTTGYPKGVMLTHRNLVANVAQIRPLHGMVADDTVLAVLPFFHIYGLTVLLNAAVHARARLVIMPSFDLGDFLANIQNHRCTIAFIAPPVAVALAKHPSVDEYDLSSLNVVMSGAAPLDAELGHAVAKRLDCSVVQGYGMSELSPVSHITPFDGGRHEMKMVAPLSSVGWTVSNAASKIVDPETRDEIDPPAEGLSATGELWFKGPNVMAGYLGNEKATKETIDDGGWLHTGDLAQVDADGCVYIVDRLKELIKYKGYQVPPAELEALLLSHPAVADAAVIGVHDAEGEEIPKAFVVKQSGAELTEEEIIEFVAGQVAPYKKVRQVEFIDAVPKSASGKILRKDLRG
- the ligA gene encoding NAD-dependent DNA ligase LigA; this encodes MTSEGAEDELAAQADDGSDGDLRRRWQTLADEVREHQFRYYVRDSPIISDAEFDEMLRELEALEDEHPELRTPDSPTQLVGGAGFATDFTAADHLEQMLSLDNVFTPDELAAWAARIKGEIGDDAYFLCELKIDGVALSLVYRDGRLERAATRGDGRTGEDVTLNARTIGDIPEKLKGSEQFPLPKVLEVRGEVFFRVADFEELNAGLVAEGKPPFANPRNSAAGSLRQKNPAVTARRKLRMICHGVGHIEGFRPKTLHGAYLALAAWGLPVSEHTTRVKGMAAVTERIAYWGEHRHEVDHEIDGVVVKVDDVALQRRLGSTSRAPRWATAYKYPPEEAQTKLLDILVNVGRTGRVTPYASMVPVKVAGSTVGQATLHNASEVKRKGVLIGDTVVIRKAGDVIPEVLGPVVDLRDGSEREFVMPTHCPACGTKLAPAKEGDADIRCPNTRSCPAQLRERVFHVAGRGAFDIEGLGYEAGTALLQAGVITDEGDLFTLTEADLLCTDLFTTKNGELSANGKRLLANLDRAKSRPLWRVLVALSIRHVGPTAARALATEYGSLDAIMAASEDELAAVEGVGPTIAAAVTEWFTVDWHRAIVDKWRAAGVRMVDERDASIARTLEGLSIVVTGSLTGFSRDEAKEAIVTRGGKAAGSVSKKTAYVVAGDSPGSKYDKAVELNLPILDEDGFARLLEYGPDGI
- a CDS encoding MmcQ/YjbR family DNA-binding protein is translated as MPHPLMFRDDDPVLGRVRTVALSFPEAYEKVSHGRPAFFVANMFVMYGGSVKPETRGEYLQYPQSIIVKVDESDRRALRQDARFFVPAYLGPSGWLGLDLTGEYDWGEVRELIDASFRLTAPNKLVKQLDEV